The sequence below is a genomic window from Eleginops maclovinus isolate JMC-PN-2008 ecotype Puerto Natales chromosome 20, JC_Emac_rtc_rv5, whole genome shotgun sequence.
gtgtccacacagtttctttaaaaagaaaaagtaatattGAAAATTCCCTCCATTGCCAATAACTGCATAGGAAAGGAGGAGACAAAAACCTTCACTGATTAAATGTTTAAGAAATGTCAGGTTCTAGAATACAATAGGATTAtaagcaagaaaaaaataaaatgctttatgTTTTGTGACTAAATCATTTTATAGGTTTCAGAGGCACtgtcaaaaatacacaaaaaaaaaataattaatcaaaatgcTGTATGAAATTTTCACATTGTTTGCTTGCTAACTACATGCTTGCTTtgcacagaagaagaggaggaggaggaggaggaggaggaggaggaagaagaggtggaggaggtagATGAGGAGGagttagaggaggaggaggaggaggaggagcaggagcaggagcaggaggaggtgaaggtgaaggaggaggagatagAAGGTAGTATTGCTTAGTATGCTAAGATCTGTTTGCCTGCTGTAAATACATCTGACGTTATTCCTAGCACATTGTTGGCAGCCATGTTCAGGTGCTTAGAAAAACAGCCTAATTTCAGCTTCATGCAATAACATTTTTCAGATAATTCAAtagtaattatttatttattttaatacttaCACTTCACACACCTTACTACCATATATACAGTTTTCAATGGACAATGATGATGTAAATATGATGTAACGTAGTTTCATTTTACAcgttatttatttctgtaatcaTTCAGATATAGAGGTAGTGTCATTCTCTGTGCCTTGTGTAATTTATTACTCTGACACCCTTTAAAGGCATGTTTGTTGGGCAGGTACACAGGCATTATCTGTGATGATTATCAAAAGCGTCCTGCTGTAGACAAACCTGCATTCCCTCAGCACTGACTGTCAAGAGATTGTCAGATAAATCCCTTTAGTTGACTTCTGTGTAAACGAGGTCATTCCAACTCCAATCGTTATTGACAGCTGCTGCTCTCTTTATATGACAGAGCTGAGACCAATGACACTTTCACTAGAATTACTTGTTTACTGATAAACCTCAAGGGTTacaaggaaggaaaaaaaacatttattttcattttatatcaaAGTCAAATTGAAACACAACTTGACAACTGTTTTGCGAACTGTTTGAGGATCACCTGTGCCATAATTCTCTACCTGTCATTGTGAAATCATGCTAACATTGCTCAACCCTCTCATTTGTCAACAGAGACCGCAGACGAAAATGATGCAGGTATGGAAAGCTTATTCTGGAAAAATGTTGCTCTGTggttttgtagttttgtttgttgttatgtGTTTCTCGTGCTTCATAAACTTAAGATTGTgaattgcctttttttcttttttgtggatACACAGAAGAAACAAAGCGCAGGTTAAAGTAAGGAcactatttaaatattttccgTACAACTTCAATTGAAACAAACTTGAAAAGATTTCACATTTTCCATCCTTTCCCTCAGGCCTGGTTTTGTGGCTGGTTTGGCGCCTCCAAAAATCCCAGATGGAGAAAAAGTGGACTTTGATGTGAGTTTGTCTCAGAACTGATTAAAGTTACACCTGCAAGCTGTTGTTTATTCGGAAGGGCAGATTTTTTAGAAAGGCTCCCATTAACTTATTGTTATAATTCCAGGACATTCATCGAAAAAGAATGGAGAAGGACATGACTGAGCTCCACACTCTGATCGACGCTCACTTTGAGAAGCGtaagaaggaggaagaggatctTCTCAACCTCACAGATCGCATTGTATGATCTCTCTCTTCTACTGCAACACATCAAACAATGAATCACCCAAATCTTTaacaaagtgttttgtttttttttgtcacagtttgtgtttgtatgattttgttttcctctttaaaatgtatttatttttttacttcaggaGACACGCAGGTcagagagagcagagcagatGAAGATTAGATCTGAGCGAGAAAAAGAACGGCAGAACAAACAAGctgtatgtataaaaagaaagatTACTGTGACTGAACATAAGTTGGTTTGGTccaaattgaattgaattgtacCGTCAGTTTCTGACAAAAGTGATATCATTTTGTAACATAATCCTTTGTATTCCAAAAATGTTGTCTAATTCTAATTTAGATGCTTTtggattcatttaaaatcaaagatTGGAATTATTGCACCCTACCAATTTTCTGGTACAGcatatcaacattttaaatgcaagtGTAAGGCGTTTAGAATAATTAACATTGACAATTTGTTAAATCAAATAAccagaacaaaaacatattaGGAAAAACTTCAGCTGTGATCTGATTGATAAGGCCACATTTGATTTACTCTTGTTATGCgacaaatcattaaaaaacaaaggtcAGTTTTTACTAATTTTCTTTAAATGGTTATGTGAATTTGAATTAatttactgttttttattttagagacTGGCTCTCAATCCGACCTACATTACACTTATATTGAATAAACCAAGTTCTGTCAATGTTAAAAGAATGTCATTCATCAAAATACTATAAATAATTTCATTAAAGGTCCCTTAATTTGTTCCACCAGGAAGAGAAAGCAAgaaaagaagagggggaggCGAAGAAGAAAGCAGATGACGATGCAAGGAAGAAGATGATTCTGTCCAACTTGAGTTTCACTGGATACAAGGTGAAGAagataatatttgttttttttttt
It includes:
- the LOC134882758 gene encoding troponin T, cardiac muscle isoforms-like isoform X2, with the protein product MEKDMTELHTLIDAHFEKRKKEEEDLLNLTDRIETRRSERAEQMKIRSEREKERQNKQAEEKARKEEGEAKKKADDDARKKMILSNLSFTGYKQTQPGGKKPTEREKKKKILNDRHKELNIDHMKEDKLREKAKELFDWLHLLESEKFDLQYTQAKQKYEVTVLRNRVSDHQKVSKSIRSKRGLRK
- the LOC134882758 gene encoding troponin T, cardiac muscle isoforms-like isoform X3, with amino-acid sequence MEKDMTELHTLIDAHFEKRKKEEEDLLNLTDRIETRRSERAEQMKIRSEREKERQNKQAEEKARKEEGEAKKKADDDARKKMILSNLSFTGYKQTQPGGKKPTEREKKKKILNDRHKELNIDHMKEDKLREKAKELFDWLHLLESEKFDLQYTQAKQKYEVTVLRNRVSDHQKVLY